The following are from one region of the Blastocatellia bacterium genome:
- a CDS encoding patatin-like phospholipase family protein: MSVNNVGNNDNQNMICDFQNDIKGAKNPTAEQSVQQNVAEKQSTPPSSTNLQEKSLRARTDLSSSSVRSALDSKLGSKEATRVNIGREFQPAINNLLQGVNRLSVGVSKYQSHIEKALNSTRTDASNFLHHASNAQKSLTETRPTIANESQDLAGKLDNLLKNLQDLTNSLKTSTGDFNFGVNRALNDLNSGLAGLEKATNLIASGQAMALPKALAANNEIALAPAKINTQAKNYAQSVQTAVEPVATQAQNLASDVDSFSFKGLVDKAKNAVTGVFNKAKDALGDLADKAFKFVYNVKEKAGSYIDEYVGPISKAIGTGIINIFRSDKNPVGKSIDLNKLVDNTKEMRELFNAAKNGNASAAAKLQSVYGYNTSTFPKPGTMWVAANFAAGELENGKVTSNNFPTSNPTSGAGQRATVSDPHKPADINKMLFENDSNTSSLTFSKGMTLIDKDGKTRAVGSMNEYKQVVAENRAKLGMPLQGGEPIPIQLSLEGGGGKGKRYAPVFEEMYNLGVVPASVSGTSAGAIAAALVAGGIDPRQVDDVAKDPAVKKFFDATLAGPGLLEGRELYRYMDQKLREITGITDRPVTFADLPMPLYLTATKLADSQATNDMTKLEDRLFIFSKENTPNTPVAMAVVASTSIPGAFDPVEMVDPATGRTIRLCDGGVLDNLPVNSHKNNLPQIAVSLNGPNGANQDPNNVGSPKPFPPGNLISGNPIGNAKIGLDLLDKAATDQRDFHDSMRPKPGTFVLAVPTWNLQDFSKQNSTFGFEYDQKIDPGLDTQTVKVTHDFFRQFLGKLNDPKASGTNLRERPASNAFNRTFTANGATWTATHEKGSDNVTFRRSDGKTYNLALGNDRMNDWIADDVSFGDLSFRLRDVVVAREKFVFGI, encoded by the coding sequence ATGTCAGTAAACAATGTGGGTAATAATGATAATCAAAACATGATTTGCGATTTTCAAAATGATATTAAAGGGGCTAAAAATCCTACTGCTGAACAAAGTGTTCAACAAAATGTAGCAGAAAAGCAATCCACTCCCCCTTCATCAACCAACCTACAAGAAAAATCTTTACGCGCTCGCACAGATCTAAGTAGTAGTTCTGTAAGATCGGCTTTGGATTCCAAGTTAGGTAGCAAAGAAGCTACTCGTGTAAATATTGGCCGAGAGTTCCAACCAGCAATAAACAACTTACTCCAAGGTGTAAATCGTCTTTCTGTTGGTGTATCAAAATATCAGTCCCACATTGAAAAAGCATTAAATAGCACTAGAACAGATGCAAGTAATTTTCTTCATCATGCTTCCAACGCTCAAAAAAGCTTAACTGAAACTCGCCCAACTATTGCTAATGAGTCACAGGATTTAGCTGGCAAGTTAGATAATTTACTTAAAAACTTACAAGATCTAACTAATTCCCTCAAAACTAGTACAGGTGATTTTAATTTTGGTGTCAATCGTGCATTAAATGATCTTAATTCTGGGCTAGCTGGATTAGAAAAAGCTACTAATTTAATTGCTAGTGGTCAAGCAATGGCGTTGCCAAAAGCATTGGCAGCTAATAATGAAATTGCACTTGCTCCAGCTAAAATTAACACACAAGCAAAAAATTATGCCCAAAGTGTTCAAACTGCTGTTGAACCGGTAGCTACTCAAGCTCAAAACCTAGCAAGTGATGTAGATTCATTTAGTTTTAAGGGCCTAGTAGATAAAGCTAAAAATGCTGTAACTGGTGTATTTAACAAAGCTAAAGACGCTTTAGGTGATCTAGCAGATAAAGCATTTAAGTTTGTCTACAACGTCAAGGAAAAGGCTGGCTCTTATATTGACGAGTATGTAGGCCCAATTAGCAAAGCTATTGGAACAGGTATCATTAATATTTTCCGTTCTGATAAAAATCCTGTAGGTAAATCAATAGACCTAAATAAATTAGTAGATAACACCAAAGAAATGAGAGAGTTATTTAATGCTGCTAAAAATGGTAATGCTAGTGCAGCAGCTAAATTACAAAGTGTTTATGGTTACAATACATCAACATTTCCTAAGCCTGGCACAATGTGGGTAGCAGCTAATTTTGCTGCTGGTGAGCTAGAAAATGGCAAAGTAACGTCTAATAACTTTCCAACCAGTAACCCAACTAGTGGAGCAGGTCAAAGAGCAACTGTTAGCGATCCTCATAAACCTGCTGATATCAATAAAATGTTATTTGAAAATGACAGCAATACATCTTCATTAACATTTTCTAAGGGAATGACCTTAATTGATAAAGATGGTAAAACTCGCGCAGTTGGTTCAATGAATGAATATAAACAGGTAGTAGCGGAAAACCGCGCTAAATTAGGGATGCCGCTTCAAGGTGGTGAACCAATTCCTATCCAGCTTTCTTTAGAAGGCGGCGGCGGTAAAGGCAAGCGTTATGCTCCTGTTTTTGAAGAAATGTATAACTTAGGAGTTGTTCCTGCTAGTGTAAGTGGAACTTCTGCTGGTGCAATTGCGGCAGCATTAGTAGCAGGTGGAATTGACCCACGCCAAGTTGATGATGTAGCTAAGGATCCAGCAGTCAAGAAATTCTTTGATGCTACTTTAGCTGGGCCAGGACTATTAGAAGGCCGTGAGCTTTATCGTTATATGGATCAAAAACTACGAGAAATTACTGGTATTACAGATCGTCCTGTCACTTTTGCAGATTTACCAATGCCACTTTATTTAACAGCAACTAAGCTTGCTGATAGCCAAGCAACTAATGATATGACTAAACTTGAAGATCGGCTCTTTATTTTTAGCAAAGAAAACACTCCAAACACTCCAGTAGCAATGGCTGTTGTAGCTTCTACATCAATACCTGGAGCATTTGATCCAGTAGAAATGGTTGATCCTGCAACAGGTCGTACAATTCGTTTATGTGATGGTGGAGTATTAGACAATCTTCCAGTTAATTCTCATAAAAACAACTTACCTCAAATTGCAGTATCATTAAATGGGCCAAATGGAGCAAATCAAGATCCAAATAATGTTGGTAGTCCTAAACCATTCCCTCCAGGCAATTTAATTTCTGGTAATCCAATAGGAAATGCCAAAATTGGACTAGATTTATTAGATAAAGCCGCAACAGATCAAAGAGATTTTCATGATTCAATGCGTCCTAAACCAGGAACATTTGTTTTAGCTGTTCCTACTTGGAATTTACAAGATTTCTCAAAACAAAACTCTACATTTGGTTTTGAATATGATCAAAAGATTGATCCGGGCCTAGATACTCAAACCGTAAAAGTTACTCATGACTTTTTCCGTCAATTTTTAGGCAAACTAAATGATCCAAAAGCTAGTGGAACTAATTTGCGTGAACGTCCTGCAAGTAATGCTTTTAACCGCACATTTACAGCTAATGGAGCAACTTGGACGGCAACACATGAAAAAGGCTCTGACAATGTAACATTTAGACGTAGTGATGGCAAAACCTACAATCTAGCTTTAGGAAATGATCGAATGAATGATTGGATAGCTGATGATGTTTCTTTTGGAGATCTTAGCTTCCGTTTACGTGATGTTGTTGTAGCACGTGAAAAATTTGTTTTTGGAATATAA
- a CDS encoding ribonuclease J — MNCLAIRYQDEIIIVDAGLMFPDPHYWGVDIIVPDFSYLEENRDKVRALILTHSHEDHIGSVPFLLKAINIPVYSTPYTAAVLASKLDEHNLLDEVLIHTVKPKQIIDLEPFQIEFIRVSHSTTDCAALAIRTPVGVIIHTGDFKFDETPVCGSPIDIASLRRYGDEGVLALLSDSTNVERPGRMYSEKDVIPALENIFDKTSGRIIVSCFTSSIHRIQIIFDLAKTFRRRVTVIGRSMIRNIDTAESMRYLDIPDGILITPADAQRLAPHQVTMLVTGCQGEPMSALSRMAVDNHKQAKILAGDTVVLSARQIPGNEKSISRLINHLYKHHAKVYDSTSGRIHVSGHGSQEDLELMLDAVRPKYFIPIHGEYRQLYQHKQFACQLGYKSDEVLLVESGDVIELQKDSVSVVGKIAVGRRYIDSTGVGEIEDLIVRDRKRLAYDGIVVPIVAINKATGFIDGKLEIVTRGVNIPDQEKEYIAKLSNLITQTIATSSKEEKQDEIIIKEKIRVELKRFIQRGTGYRPMIIPVILET, encoded by the coding sequence ATGAATTGCCTAGCAATTCGTTATCAAGATGAAATTATTATTGTTGATGCTGGGCTAATGTTTCCTGACCCTCATTACTGGGGTGTAGATATTATTGTTCCAGATTTTAGCTATTTAGAAGAAAACCGCGATAAAGTGCGTGCATTAATTCTGACACATAGTCATGAAGATCATATTGGATCAGTTCCTTTTTTGCTAAAAGCAATAAATATTCCTGTTTATAGCACCCCTTATACTGCTGCCGTGCTTGCTTCTAAACTGGACGAGCATAATTTATTAGATGAAGTATTAATACATACTGTAAAACCAAAGCAAATTATTGACCTTGAACCATTTCAAATTGAATTTATTCGAGTTTCTCATTCCACTACAGATTGTGCTGCTTTAGCTATTCGTACACCTGTTGGAGTAATTATTCATACAGGAGATTTTAAGTTTGATGAAACTCCTGTTTGTGGCAGTCCAATAGATATTGCTTCGCTACGTCGATATGGGGATGAAGGAGTTTTGGCACTGCTTTCAGATTCTACTAATGTTGAACGTCCTGGCCGGATGTACTCAGAAAAAGATGTAATTCCTGCGCTTGAAAATATTTTTGATAAAACTTCAGGTAGAATAATTGTTAGTTGCTTTACTTCAAGTATTCACCGAATACAAATTATTTTTGATTTAGCCAAAACCTTTCGGCGTAGGGTGACTGTTATTGGCCGTAGCATGATCCGTAATATTGATACAGCAGAAAGCATGCGTTATTTAGATATACCTGATGGAATTTTAATTACTCCTGCTGATGCACAGCGTCTTGCACCACATCAAGTAACAATGCTAGTAACAGGTTGCCAGGGTGAACCAATGTCAGCACTTTCACGCATGGCAGTAGATAATCATAAACAAGCCAAAATACTTGCTGGCGATACAGTTGTTCTTTCTGCTAGACAAATTCCAGGTAATGAAAAATCTATTTCTCGTCTAATTAATCATTTATACAAACATCATGCTAAGGTTTATGACTCAACAAGTGGCCGTATTCATGTTTCTGGGCATGGTTCACAAGAAGATTTAGAACTAATGCTAGATGCTGTAAGACCAAAATATTTTATTCCTATTCATGGAGAATATAGACAACTTTACCAACATAAACAATTTGCTTGTCAGCTTGGTTATAAATCTGACGAAGTTCTACTGGTTGAATCTGGTGATGTTATTGAGCTACAAAAAGATTCTGTTTCTGTGGTAGGTAAAATTGCTGTTGGACGTAGATATATTGATTCTACAGGTGTTGGAGAAATAGAAGATTTAATTGTTCGTGACCGTAAGCGTTTAGCTTATGATGGAATTGTTGTTCCTATTGTTGCAATCAATAAAGCTACAGGTTTTATTGATGGAAAATTAGAAATTGTTACTAGAGGAGTTAATATTCCTGATCAAGAAAAAGAATATATAGCCAAACTATCAAACTTAATTACTCAAACAATTGCTACTTCTAGCAAAGAAGAAAAACAAGATGAAATAATAATTAAAGAAAAAATTAGAGTGGAGCTAAAACGCTTTATTCAACGTGGAACAGGATATCGACCAATGATTATCCCTGTTATCTTAGAAACTTAA
- a CDS encoding DUF350 domain-containing protein, which yields MSVESIFLALIFALIGMVLFALAFFIIVKVCPFSIRKEIEEDQNISLGIVIGSVILGIAMILSAAIQG from the coding sequence ATGTCAGTAGAAAGTATCTTTCTTGCACTGATTTTTGCTTTAATAGGAATGGTTTTATTTGCATTAGCATTTTTTATTATTGTAAAGGTTTGTCCATTCTCTATTCGCAAAGAAATTGAAGAAGATCAAAATATTTCTTTAGGCATTGTTATAGGTTCAGTTATTTTAGGTATTGCTATGATTTTATCGGCAGCAATTCAAGGCTAA
- a CDS encoding cobalamin-binding protein — protein sequence MKSKIFIVLFLFILLACQAVPQHNDSTAVNKQAIVDEIGRQVKIPKDPQRIISLAPSITEMLFALELGDKVVGVTSYCNYPQAATKIPKVSDTLHPNLEMIISLKPDLVLVTTASQLEQFTAKMSELGIAVFVIKSDSVIGVLGSIKLLGQITNKEQVAKNLIDSLNARLEKVKQQHLNQSAKPKVFFIVGTEPLITVGRKAFVTDLINLAGGQSISEDVETEWPAYSIETAISRAPEIILSPGSHSTENEPSKLTLPKGLEVTPAARTGKIYKIDGDLLLRPGPRIIDGLEQIAKLLYSEEKR from the coding sequence TTGAAGTCAAAAATTTTTATTGTTCTGTTTTTATTTATTTTATTAGCTTGTCAAGCCGTTCCACAACATAATGATTCTACAGCAGTTAATAAACAGGCTATTGTAGATGAAATTGGCCGACAAGTTAAAATTCCAAAAGATCCTCAAAGAATAATTTCACTTGCTCCTAGCATTACAGAAATGCTTTTTGCCTTAGAATTAGGTGACAAAGTTGTAGGTGTAACTAGCTATTGTAATTATCCACAAGCAGCAACAAAAATTCCTAAAGTTAGCGACACACTTCACCCTAATTTAGAAATGATTATTTCACTAAAACCTGATTTGGTTTTAGTAACAACAGCCAGTCAGTTAGAGCAGTTTACAGCTAAAATGTCAGAGCTTGGAATTGCAGTTTTTGTAATTAAGTCCGACTCTGTAATAGGTGTATTAGGCTCTATTAAATTGTTAGGGCAAATCACAAATAAAGAGCAAGTTGCTAAAAATCTAATTGATTCATTAAATGCTAGACTAGAAAAAGTAAAACAGCAGCATTTAAATCAATCAGCTAAACCAAAAGTATTTTTTATTGTTGGTACTGAGCCATTGATCACAGTTGGACGAAAAGCTTTTGTTACAGATCTAATTAATTTAGCTGGAGGTCAATCTATTTCTGAGGATGTAGAAACGGAATGGCCTGCATATAGCATTGAAACTGCCATTTCACGCGCTCCAGAAATAATTTTATCTCCCGGTTCGCATTCAACAGAAAATGAGCCAAGCAAACTAACTTTACCAAAAGGTTTAGAAGTTACTCCTGCGGCACGCACAGGAAAAATTTATAAGATTGATGGCGACCTGTTACTAAGACCTGGGCCAAGGATTATTGATGGACTTGAGCAAATAGCAAAATTACTTTATTCAGAGGAAAAACGCTAG
- a CDS encoding iron chelate uptake ABC transporter family permease subunit, translating to MGDLSSSNNTLLGITLVINFLGITIIFLLSRSLNLLMVGEESALSLGVSVEKLKSRSIC from the coding sequence ATGGGTGACTTAAGTTCTAGTAATAACACTTTACTTGGTATTACTCTGGTAATTAATTTTTTAGGTATAACAATAATTTTTCTACTTTCACGCTCGCTAAATTTATTAATGGTAGGTGAAGAAAGCGCGTTAAGTTTAGGTGTAAGTGTTGAAAAATTAAAATCGCGCTCTATTTGCTAG
- a CDS encoding iron chelate uptake ABC transporter family permease subunit has translation MLASLLTGATVALVGSIGYIGLIVPHIIRMAVSSDHRLLIPASALLGASLLLLADTLARIVIAPRELPVGAITALIGAPLFVYLLRRSA, from the coding sequence TTGCTAGCTTCTTTATTAACAGGCGCAACCGTAGCCCTAGTAGGTTCAATAGGTTACATAGGTTTAATAGTTCCGCATATTATTCGTATGGCCGTTTCTAGTGATCATCGTTTGCTAATACCTGCTTCAGCTTTACTTGGGGCAAGTTTGTTACTTCTAGCTGATACTTTAGCGCGAATAGTAATTGCACCTAGAGAACTACCTGTTGGAGCAATCACAGCTTTAATTGGCGCACCATTATTTGTTTATCTTTTGCGTCGAAGTGCTTGA
- a CDS encoding iron chelate uptake ABC transporter family permease subunit codes for MKKFVYLTPKLFFTTLSLLFLLLLACFSIAILFGSEKIPVLKILVASSNYLLGSPSGLSIELETILFSVRLPRAILAIIAGAALSVAGAALQALLRNPLAEPYVLGVSSGAALGAVLAIILAETFPISQPLGAFFGAAITILVVYLLGQGKRGTSTDRLILAGVITTSFLWAAIIFC; via the coding sequence TTGAAAAAATTTGTCTACCTAACACCAAAACTTTTTTTTACTACTCTTAGCCTACTTTTTTTGCTGCTTTTAGCTTGTTTTTCCATCGCAATTTTATTTGGTAGTGAAAAAATTCCTGTCTTAAAAATTTTAGTTGCTAGTAGCAATTATTTGCTAGGTAGTCCAAGCGGTTTATCAATAGAGCTTGAAACCATTCTTTTTAGTGTCAGGCTTCCAAGAGCTATTTTAGCTATAATTGCAGGTGCAGCACTTTCGGTTGCAGGTGCAGCACTTCAAGCTTTGCTACGTAACCCACTAGCAGAACCTTATGTTTTAGGCGTTTCAAGCGGTGCTGCGCTTGGAGCAGTTTTAGCAATTATTTTGGCTGAAACATTTCCCATTAGCCAGCCTTTAGGAGCTTTTTTTGGTGCTGCAATTACAATTTTAGTTGTTTATTTGCTTGGACAAGGTAAAAGAGGCACTTCAACAGATCGATTAATTTTAGCTGGTGTAATTACTACATCATTTTTATGGGCAGCAATTATTTTTTGCTAA
- a CDS encoding SUMF1/EgtB/PvdO family nonheme iron enzyme codes for MSKQCPVCSTAYAENNTFCANDGTPLIDAPTESDPFIGKVLEGKYLIVTRIGAGGMGNVYRGRHTKMETNVAIKILHASLVSDAKAVERFRREARAALAVNHPNAIQVMDFGVTEDQTVFIVMELLDGVSLQKVIETEKTLSVSKAVKIFKQICAAVAAAHNKDVIHRDLKPDNVIILNYGKADEQVKVLDFSIAKVTSPDKNANTPALTEVGLVVGTPQYMSPEQAQGLDLDKRADIYSLGVTLYQVLTGSLPFTAASSMALALKHIHALPRPLREVNAKIPLEIETVVMKAMAKRPTDRQQTADELSDELDKALIASGKSATTSSGGGLTAVTSSGGPPTTGNSPLQPISTPRPLPTPRQTGKLTKTNSQIEAVEEKKGSKALIAVILLVLFLGGGAAGVYFFVIKSNTTQTSGSNDLPPEFDRLGMVWIKGNTFKMGKDSAVKEELIQTPVHPISVSDFWLSAYEISNKEYKKFVDEAKYQAPEGWQNNEFAPGTDNNPVVNISWIDATAYCQWLSGKTGRKFRLPTEEEWEYAARGTDERVYPWGKIWASNRTVSGESAIKGEAAPVNASGLSQDQSPFRIFAMAGNVAEWTNSDYSIYPGSKATAEDKFKGNKIVRGGHFKSPTESVTTTFRSWNTVDYKDVKVGFRVAADSTSEDSKKNDKGANVENAP; via the coding sequence ATGAGCAAACAGTGTCCCGTATGTAGTACCGCCTATGCTGAAAACAACACATTTTGTGCTAATGATGGCACACCTTTGATTGATGCCCCAACAGAAAGTGATCCATTTATAGGCAAAGTCCTAGAAGGTAAATACTTAATCGTTACTCGTATAGGTGCTGGTGGTATGGGTAATGTTTACCGTGGTAGACATACTAAAATGGAAACTAATGTAGCTATAAAGATATTACATGCTAGTTTAGTTTCTGATGCTAAAGCAGTAGAAAGATTTCGTCGTGAAGCTCGTGCAGCACTAGCAGTTAACCATCCTAATGCAATACAAGTAATGGATTTTGGGGTAACGGAAGACCAAACAGTTTTTATTGTAATGGAATTGCTTGATGGTGTTAGTTTACAAAAAGTAATAGAAACCGAAAAAACTTTGTCTGTTTCAAAAGCAGTTAAAATCTTTAAGCAAATTTGTGCTGCTGTTGCTGCGGCCCATAACAAAGATGTTATTCATCGAGACTTAAAACCTGATAATGTTATTATTCTTAATTATGGTAAAGCAGATGAACAAGTAAAAGTTTTAGATTTCTCTATTGCCAAAGTTACTTCTCCAGACAAAAATGCTAACACCCCCGCACTTACAGAAGTTGGTTTAGTAGTAGGAACTCCACAGTATATGTCCCCAGAACAAGCACAAGGCTTAGACTTAGACAAACGTGCAGATATATATAGTTTAGGAGTTACACTTTATCAAGTTTTAACAGGCAGCTTACCCTTTACTGCTGCTTCTTCTATGGCACTAGCACTAAAACATATTCATGCTTTACCTCGCCCTCTAAGAGAAGTAAACGCCAAAATACCACTAGAAATAGAAACTGTGGTAATGAAGGCCATGGCAAAACGTCCTACTGACCGTCAACAAACAGCAGATGAGCTTTCAGATGAACTTGACAAAGCTTTAATTGCTAGTGGTAAATCAGCAACTACTAGTTCAGGAGGAGGTTTAACAGCAGTTACTTCTAGCGGTGGCCCACCTACTACTGGTAACTCTCCATTACAACCTATTAGTACACCTCGACCACTGCCTACACCACGTCAAACAGGTAAGCTTACTAAAACTAATTCTCAAATAGAGGCAGTAGAGGAAAAGAAAGGTTCTAAAGCTCTTATAGCAGTAATACTGCTAGTATTATTCTTGGGTGGTGGTGCAGCAGGAGTTTATTTTTTTGTTATTAAATCTAATACAACACAAACAAGTGGGTCTAACGATTTACCACCAGAGTTTGATAGATTAGGTATGGTATGGATCAAAGGTAATACTTTTAAGATGGGTAAAGATTCTGCAGTTAAAGAAGAATTAATCCAAACTCCTGTTCATCCAATATCTGTGTCAGACTTTTGGCTAAGTGCTTATGAAATATCTAATAAGGAATATAAGAAGTTTGTAGATGAAGCTAAATATCAAGCTCCTGAAGGGTGGCAAAATAATGAGTTTGCGCCAGGAACAGATAATAATCCTGTAGTAAATATAAGCTGGATTGATGCCACTGCTTATTGTCAATGGCTTTCAGGTAAAACTGGTCGTAAGTTCCGTTTACCTACAGAGGAAGAATGGGAATATGCTGCACGGGGTACAGATGAAAGAGTTTATCCTTGGGGTAAAATTTGGGCTTCTAACCGAACCGTATCTGGTGAATCTGCAATAAAAGGTGAAGCAGCACCAGTAAACGCTTCTGGCCTTTCTCAGGATCAAAGTCCATTCCGTATTTTTGCTATGGCTGGCAATGTAGCAGAATGGACAAACTCAGATTATTCAATATATCCAGGCTCAAAAGCTACAGCAGAGGATAAATTTAAGGGAAATAAAATTGTTCGTGGAGGTCATTTTAAGTCTCCTACAGAATCAGTTACTACAACTTTTCGTAGTTGGAATACTGTAGATTATAAAGATGTTAAAGTAGGTTTTCGTGTAGCAGCAGATTCAACTTCTGAAGATAGTAAGAAAAATGACAAGGGAGCTAATGTAGAAAACGCCCCATAA
- a CDS encoding DUF4178 domain-containing protein — MSPVQASCPACGAPVVFNVDTSIVAICEYCNSALARKDRKLEDLGKVADLTETDSPLDIGLRGVYQNIPFEITGRAQLGHQAGGVWDEWYAAFADGRWGWIAEAQGRFYVTFPSNNISPQQIPNFEQLILGQNISFPNTAPLMVAEKGVATALSAKGEIPYRFQPKSQYYYGDLSGQQGLFATIDYSELPPLVFIGREVPLSAFGFAPGTVKEKELRQVSALQLTCPHCSGPLTLQVPDKAERVTCPNCGSFLDVNQGKLQYLNLPKLQPLTPIIPLGKEGDFEGKKMKVLGFVERSVTVDNIRYPWQEFLLYNVETGFHWLTFSNNHWNYVKPLPPGTVQANKLIGQINFSDKTFKIFDNSKAFVDYVAGEFYWKVTVGEMAEVADYISPPLMLSEEISDTEINWSLGAYLPKDQVEKAFGLPAGTLPEPIGVGPTQPFYDPNAGIGKYWLAFSGITIFLWMFFAITASNKQIISKNYTFPPLANNTTATQIIFTEPFEIQGRKNIYITAKSVVDNSWFYFEGDFINEETGLVQNFSMPIEYYHGVDGGESWSEGSQTSDMFISALPAGKYTLRIEAQWSKWQEQAPLSLEVRQGKSRAWHPILILIFLPILPIYALIRRGSFESQRWKDSPYNLSNSSE; from the coding sequence GTGAGTCCAGTTCAGGCTTCTTGCCCTGCGTGTGGTGCGCCGGTAGTCTTTAATGTTGACACATCTATTGTGGCAATATGTGAGTATTGCAATTCGGCATTGGCTCGTAAAGATCGCAAACTAGAAGACTTAGGAAAAGTTGCTGATCTAACAGAAACCGACTCACCTTTAGATATTGGACTTCGTGGAGTTTACCAAAATATACCTTTTGAAATTACTGGACGCGCTCAACTTGGTCATCAAGCTGGCGGGGTTTGGGATGAATGGTATGCTGCTTTTGCTGATGGTCGATGGGGCTGGATTGCCGAGGCTCAAGGCCGGTTTTATGTAACTTTTCCTTCTAATAATATTTCTCCTCAACAAATTCCAAATTTTGAACAGTTAATTTTAGGTCAAAACATTTCTTTTCCTAATACAGCCCCTTTAATGGTTGCAGAAAAAGGTGTAGCTACTGCACTTTCTGCCAAAGGTGAAATTCCTTATCGGTTTCAACCTAAAAGCCAATACTACTATGGAGATCTTTCTGGTCAGCAAGGTCTATTTGCAACTATTGATTATAGTGAACTACCACCATTAGTTTTTATTGGTCGAGAAGTACCTTTAAGTGCGTTTGGTTTTGCGCCTGGCACAGTTAAAGAAAAGGAACTGCGCCAAGTCTCAGCACTTCAATTAACTTGTCCTCATTGTTCGGGGCCTCTTACTTTACAAGTGCCTGATAAAGCAGAACGTGTTACTTGTCCTAATTGCGGATCTTTTTTAGATGTTAACCAGGGCAAACTACAATACCTAAACTTACCTAAATTACAGCCTTTAACGCCAATTATTCCACTTGGTAAAGAAGGCGATTTTGAAGGTAAGAAAATGAAGGTGCTAGGTTTTGTTGAGCGTAGTGTTACAGTTGATAATATTCGTTATCCTTGGCAAGAATTTCTGCTCTACAATGTAGAAACTGGTTTTCATTGGCTAACCTTTAGCAATAATCATTGGAATTATGTCAAACCTCTCCCACCTGGCACAGTTCAAGCTAATAAATTAATTGGACAAATTAATTTTAGTGATAAAACTTTTAAGATTTTTGATAACAGCAAAGCTTTTGTTGACTATGTTGCAGGGGAGTTTTACTGGAAAGTAACCGTTGGAGAAATGGCAGAAGTAGCGGACTATATTTCTCCTCCATTAATGCTTTCAGAAGAAATTTCTGACACAGAAATTAACTGGTCACTTGGTGCTTACTTGCCAAAAGATCAGGTAGAAAAAGCTTTTGGTTTACCTGCTGGAACATTGCCTGAGCCAATTGGAGTTGGGCCGACACAACCTTTCTATGATCCAAATGCTGGTATTGGAAAATATTGGTTAGCTTTTAGTGGGATCACAATATTTTTATGGATGTTTTTTGCTATTACTGCTAGCAATAAACAAATAATTTCTAAAAATTATACTTTTCCACCTCTTGCTAATAACACAACTGCAACACAAATAATTTTTACAGAACCTTTTGAAATACAAGGAAGAAAAAATATTTATATTACAGCTAAATCTGTTGTAGATAACTCATGGTTTTATTTTGAAGGTGATTTTATTAATGAAGAAACTGGACTTGTGCAAAATTTTTCTATGCCAATTGAATATTATCATGGTGTAGATGGTGGCGAGTCCTGGAGCGAAGGTAGCCAAACGTCGGATATGTTTATTTCTGCTTTACCCGCAGGTAAATACACCTTACGAATAGAAGCACAATGGAGTAAATGGCAAGAACAAGCACCACTTTCTTTAGAAGTACGTCAAGGCAAATCCAGGGCTTGGCACCCTATTTTGATTTTAATCTTTCTTCCAATACTGCCTATTTATGCCTTAATCAGAAGAGGCAGTTTTGAATCACAACGTTGGAAAGATAGCCCTTACAATCTAAGTAACAGCAGTGAATAA